The Gracilimonas sediminicola sequence TTAAAGGAACTGAGCCATTTATACTGGCTTCAATAATGATGAGATTATTCACCAGTTCGAATGGAATAACAACCGGTCGGTCTGCACGGCCATTGATGGTAAAAGCAGCTTTCCTTGGCTCAAAAGAGGTAGAATCTTGTGCAAAAACCTGTTTCGTCTCCGCCAACTGAATAAATAAAACCACCCATATTGAGGCCACTATTACCCGATATCTACCACCTTTAAATAATGCCAACAATTGATTCACTCTTTCCTCAATTAGGTTCCTTCCAACACCAAGATATGCTTCAAGGCTATGTTAACGATGCTCTTCTACTTGTTTTATAAAGAAGAGATTCAGTTTTTAGTATCTGATTCTAATTATAAACAAACAATACATTTTTTCCTGATAGACATATCCGCCAAATAAACAGGGCATTATTTGGTATTAATTGTAATAAAGAAGATATTAGTGCTGATGCAAATGTATGGTAAGAATCAGTATTAGTAATTTAGTTTAGTATTTGTTTCCCCTCTATAGTTTGTACAACTAACAATAAATTATGCAGCCGCACTTTTATTCATTTCAATTCTTGAACTAATTAAAGTCTGCTGCACTCATTACAACACAACACATTATGGAATACGGTAAAATTAAATGGTTTGATGCTCAAAAAGGTTTTGGTTTCATCGAACCTGAAAATGGTGGAAAAGATATTTTTGTACACCGCAACAACATTCAAAACCTTGGATTTGAAGAGGGGCTTGCTGACGGTGAAGAAGTAGAATTTGAAGTCGAAGAAACTCCTAAAGGCCTTAGCGCTGTTGAAGTTTCAAGAGTCGGATAATTCTATCCTTTGATACTTTAGATAAACCCCTCACTTACCCAAGTGAGGGGTTTTTTTATACCTGTTATTTTCTACAATTTATGCATTATGCCTGATACATCTTTTGATCTCATCCTTATTGGAGCTACCGGGTTTACCGGAAGGCGAGCAGCCCGTTACCTTAAAAAACATG is a genomic window containing:
- a CDS encoding cold-shock protein, which codes for MEYGKIKWFDAQKGFGFIEPENGGKDIFVHRNNIQNLGFEEGLADGEEVEFEVEETPKGLSAVEVSRVG